A single Pedobacter sp. PACM 27299 DNA region contains:
- a CDS encoding DUF262 domain-containing protein — MSYIETNPVQHATILRVYSEKDEIITDPEYQRNGGVWTPEKKQLLIDSILNNYDIPKIYFHQFDRKEKQETGKSYAIIDGKQRIETIWAFIDGKFCLSDDFEYQDDPLLKLAGLSYDDLSKEFPKIKIKFDSFVLPIIGVQTDDLDLIEDMFSRLNEAVPLNSAEKRNAFGGDMVNEIRRLSKHPLFANKVRFANNRYQHYEVVARLLLVEISHEENGKLIDTKKVYLDSMAKKYKSGHKDIVEKVGKIVYHHLQNMNKCFALSDILLRSQGNIVVFYLLFKWAELENLEISRSSLLDFADRVKTNRTIAESNYEAADYDLLEYDRLSQHGTNDVSNIRERLKILQENLER; from the coding sequence ATGAGTTATATAGAAACAAATCCAGTTCAACACGCAACCATTCTTCGTGTTTATTCAGAAAAAGACGAAATTATAACCGATCCAGAATATCAAAGAAATGGAGGAGTTTGGACGCCCGAAAAAAAGCAATTGCTTATTGACTCGATTCTAAATAATTATGACATTCCTAAAATTTATTTTCATCAATTCGACCGAAAAGAAAAGCAAGAGACAGGAAAATCTTATGCTATCATAGATGGCAAGCAACGTATTGAAACTATTTGGGCATTCATAGATGGGAAATTTTGCCTCTCGGATGATTTCGAATATCAAGATGATCCCCTATTGAAATTGGCAGGATTGAGTTATGATGATCTTTCGAAAGAGTTCCCAAAGATCAAAATAAAATTCGACTCATTTGTTCTACCAATAATCGGAGTTCAGACTGATGATCTCGATTTAATTGAAGATATGTTTTCAAGGCTAAATGAAGCAGTCCCCTTAAATTCAGCCGAAAAGAGAAACGCCTTTGGCGGGGATATGGTAAATGAAATTAGACGCCTCTCAAAACACCCCCTTTTTGCTAACAAGGTTCGATTTGCGAACAATAGATACCAACATTACGAAGTCGTTGCAAGGCTTCTACTTGTTGAAATATCACACGAAGAGAATGGTAAACTAATTGACACCAAAAAAGTTTATTTAGACTCAATGGCGAAAAAATATAAATCAGGCCATAAAGATATTGTTGAGAAGGTTGGAAAGATCGTTTATCATCATTTACAAAACATGAATAAGTGCTTTGCACTTAGTGACATTCTTTTAAGATCCCAAGGAAATATTGTAGTTTTCTATCTACTATTCAAATGGGCTGAATTGGAAAATCTCGAAATTTCAAGGTCATCTTTATTAGATTTCGCTGACAGGGTAAAAACCAATAGAACAATTGCAGAGAGCAATTACGAAGCCGCTGATTATGATTTACTTGAGTATGATCGCCTCTCTCAACACGGAACTAACGATGTATCCAATATTAGAGAGCGATTGAAAATATTACAAGAGAATTTGGAACGGTAG
- a CDS encoding FRG domain-containing protein yields MKEVKSVSDLIETLKVDNENYSGDLWYRGQGEFTWTLSPGLIRLAGATSEGSFLTRFKQSAGMLLDRHPKDDFDWLFLMQHYGVPTRLLDWTESPLTALYFAVSDMTTENNDAALWSLKPTELNKIAGINVEEKNFILCFDDIELKNYSVEVLGQNPRNKLTPLATIATRNNSRIQAQLGVFTIHHLDNRPLEEFCSGTEVVKYIIPQNCKEGIRKELKLLGISKFTLFPELSSIGEILKGTYI; encoded by the coding sequence ATGAAAGAAGTTAAATCCGTAAGTGATCTTATTGAAACACTAAAAGTAGACAACGAAAACTATTCAGGGGATTTATGGTATAGAGGACAAGGAGAATTTACGTGGACATTATCGCCTGGTCTTATTAGGCTAGCAGGTGCAACATCTGAGGGTAGTTTTTTAACACGATTTAAACAATCGGCTGGGATGCTTTTGGATAGGCATCCAAAAGATGATTTTGATTGGCTATTCTTAATGCAGCACTATGGTGTTCCTACTCGTCTATTAGACTGGACAGAAAGCCCATTAACGGCTCTGTATTTTGCTGTCTCAGACATGACAACTGAGAACAATGATGCTGCACTATGGTCATTGAAACCAACTGAACTTAATAAGATTGCCGGCATAAATGTAGAGGAGAAAAATTTCATTTTATGTTTTGATGACATCGAGTTAAAAAATTACTCGGTAGAGGTTTTAGGACAAAATCCAAGAAATAAGTTAACCCCTTTAGCTACCATAGCCACAAGAAACAATTCTAGAATACAAGCACAATTAGGCGTATTCACAATACATCACCTTGATAACAGACCCCTTGAAGAATTTTGCTCTGGAACTGAAGTAGTTAAATACATAATCCCCCAAAACTGTAAGGAAGGAATTAGAAAGGAACTAAAATTGCTTGGCATAAGCAAGTTCACCTTATTCCCAGAATTATCGAGTATAGGCGAAATATTAAAAGGAACGTACATATGA
- a CDS encoding helix-turn-helix domain-containing protein — MSYMYVFSFIIFLSLYNTMNEPINISPIEQYVIDYVIKLRKEKHLKQEDIATILNVKRTFVTNVESAKNRAKYNLVHIAKLADHFGLSPKDFLPKEVSL; from the coding sequence ATGTCATACATGTATGTCTTTTCTTTTATTATTTTTCTATCCCTTTACAATACGATGAATGAGCCGATAAACATATCCCCGATAGAACAATATGTGATTGATTATGTAATCAAGCTAAGGAAAGAAAAGCACCTTAAACAGGAAGATATTGCAACTATTCTAAATGTGAAGCGCACATTTGTGACCAATGTAGAAAGCGCAAAAAACCGTGCTAAGTATAACCTTGTGCATATCGCAAAACTGGCTGATCATTTTGGGCTTTCTCCAAAAGACTTTCTACCTAAAGAGGTTAGTTTATAA
- a CDS encoding site-specific integrase gives MMKTNFSLLFYLKKQKNYISGNTPIYMRITVDGKRAEIATSRDCNPSRWSKRSSRLIGTKEDVKMLNSYLDQLQSSIYQAHQELVSFGIGITSEAIKCRYLGKMDGSHTLLEAVKDHNEKMQALVGKGYVQGTLNRYKVLEKHLSAFMLSKYGLTDMDIKRVDQAFLNDFDYYLRSDKNCENNYVVKNVKNLGKILRIGLENGWVEKDHFLGYKGKIKNVDRYYLNQEELQQIAEKEFLSERLRQVRDVFVFCCFTGLAYVDVFKLKQEHIQKGSDGERWIFTNRQKTKTRSAIPLLPTAVKIMDRYATNKVCVNKGNLLPVPSNQKVNEYLKEIADLCGIDKKLTSHIARHTFATTVTLLNGVPIESVSKMLGHTNIRTTQHYAKILDIKVGADMALLREKYH, from the coding sequence ATGATGAAAACGAACTTCAGCCTGCTTTTTTATCTGAAAAAGCAAAAAAACTACATCAGTGGCAACACACCTATTTACATGAGAATCACGGTAGACGGTAAACGTGCAGAAATTGCGACCAGTAGGGATTGTAACCCAAGCCGTTGGAGTAAGAGATCCAGCCGGTTGATCGGAACTAAAGAAGATGTGAAGATGCTTAATTCCTATTTGGATCAACTGCAAAGTTCCATTTATCAGGCACATCAGGAGTTGGTTAGTTTTGGCATCGGGATAACTTCGGAAGCCATTAAATGCAGGTATCTGGGCAAAATGGATGGCTCGCATACTTTACTAGAGGCCGTCAAAGATCATAATGAAAAGATGCAGGCTCTGGTCGGTAAAGGTTATGTACAGGGCACATTGAACCGTTATAAGGTCTTAGAAAAACACCTATCAGCCTTTATGCTTTCAAAATATGGGCTGACGGATATGGACATTAAAAGAGTAGATCAAGCTTTCCTGAATGATTTTGACTACTATTTAAGGTCTGATAAAAACTGCGAGAATAACTATGTGGTTAAAAACGTCAAGAATTTAGGAAAGATTCTGCGCATTGGGTTGGAAAATGGTTGGGTAGAAAAGGACCATTTTCTTGGCTATAAAGGCAAAATCAAGAATGTTGACCGCTATTATCTCAATCAAGAGGAACTACAGCAGATCGCCGAAAAAGAGTTCCTATCTGAAAGATTAAGGCAGGTTCGTGATGTTTTTGTCTTTTGCTGTTTTACCGGACTGGCTTACGTAGATGTATTTAAATTGAAACAGGAGCATATCCAAAAAGGAAGTGACGGGGAGCGCTGGATATTCACCAACAGGCAAAAGACAAAAACCAGATCTGCAATTCCCCTACTGCCTACAGCAGTTAAAATTATGGATCGTTATGCAACAAACAAGGTTTGCGTAAATAAAGGGAATCTACTTCCTGTTCCCAGCAACCAAAAGGTAAACGAGTATCTGAAAGAAATAGCAGATCTCTGCGGGATTGACAAGAAACTGACCTCCCACATTGCCCGTCATACTTTTGCGACTACCGTAACGCTTTTAAATGGCGTACCGATTGAAAGTGTATCGAAGATGCTTGGGCATACAAATATCAGAACGACTCAGCACTATGCTAAGATATTAGACATTAAGGTTGGTGCTGATATGGCGTTATTAAGAGAGAAATACCACTAA